The following proteins come from a genomic window of Suricata suricatta isolate VVHF042 chromosome 5, meerkat_22Aug2017_6uvM2_HiC, whole genome shotgun sequence:
- the SLC51A gene encoding organic solute transporter subunit alpha: MEPDRTHIKLDPRYTADLLEVLKTNFSIPSACYSHAPTAAQLLRALGPAEIALTVIMTLLALGSVTIFLEDAVYLYKNTRCPIKRRTLLWSSSAPTVVSVFCCFGLWIPRSLMLVEMAITSFYAVCFYLLMLVMVEGFGGKEAVLRTLKDVPMRVHTGPCCCCCPCCPPLMLTRKKLQLLMLGPFQYAFFKITLSLAGLFLIPDGIYDPADISEESTALWINTFLGVSTLLALWTLAILFRQAKMHLGEQNIGCKFALFQVLLILTALQPSIFSVLANGGQIACSPPFSSKVRSQVMNCHLLILETFVMTVLTRMYYRRKDNKVGYEPFLSPDLDLTSKPEVDGLDNEKDSVHIKRAQDFLTVPQP; encoded by the exons aTGGAGCCAGACAGGACTCATATAAAGCTTGACCCCAG GTACACAGCAGATCTTCTGGAGGTGCTGAAAACCAATTTCAGCATCCCCTCTGCCTGCTACTCTCACGCTCCCACTGCAGCCCAACTTCTAAGAG CCTTGGGCCCTGCAGAAATTGCCCTCACAGTCATTATGACTTTGCTTGCCCTGGGCTCAGTCACCATCTTTCTGGAGGACGCTGTCTACCTGTACAAGAACACCCGTTGCCCCATCAAGAGGAGGACTCTGCTCTGGAGCAGCTCTGCACCCACG GTTGTGTCTGTGTTCTGCTGTTTCGGTCTCTGGATTCCTCGTTCCCTCATGCTTGTGGAAATGGCCATAACTTC GTTTTACGCGGTATGCTTTTACCTGTTGATGCTGGTCATGGTGGAAGGCTTTGGTGGGAAGGAGGCAGTATTAAGGACACTAAAAGACGTTCCGATGAGGGTCCACACTggcccctgctgctgctgctgcccctgctgccccccactcatgctcaccag gAAGAAGCTTCAGCTGCTGATGTTGGGCCCATTCCAATATGCCTTCTTCAAGATAACACTGAGCCTGGCGGGCCTGTTTCTCATTCCTGATGGCATCTATGATCCAGCAGAT ATTTCTGAGGAGAGCACAGCTCTGTGGATCAACACTTTCCTTGGTGTATCCACCCTGCTGGCTCTCTGGACCCTGGCCATCCTTTTCCGTCAAGCCAAGATGCACCTGGGCGAGCAGAATATAGGATGCAAATTTGCTCTGTTCCAG GTGCTCCTCATCCTGACCGCCCTGCAGCCATCCATCTTCTCAGTCTTGGCCAACGGCGGGCAGATTGCTTGTTCACCTCCCTTTTCCTCTAAAGTCAGGTCTCAAG TGATGAATTGCCACCTTCTCATACTGGAGACTTTTGTAATGACTGTGTTGACACGCATGTACTACCGAAGGAAAGACAACAAAGTTGGATATGAGCCTTTCCTTTCCCCAGACCTGGATTTGACTTCAAAGCCTGAGGTGGATGGTTTGGACAATGAAAAAGACTCTGTACATATTAAACGGGCACAGGATTTCCTCACTGTCCCTCAGCCTTGA